A single Halanaerobiales bacterium DNA region contains:
- a CDS encoding dipeptide ABC transporter ATP-binding protein, translating into MAAREKLLELKNVKKYFPVKAGVFRRTVDYVKAVDDISFHIFKGETLGLVGESGCGKSTTGRTILRLLEATEGDIYFEGKNIVELGKKELRDIRKDMQIIFQDPYASLNPRMTVADIVGEPLDIHNLVDNKKERNERVLEILDTVGLSEDHMKRYPHEFSGGQRQRIGVARALAVDPKIIIADEPVSALDVSIQAQVINMMQDLQDDFDLTYLFIAHDLSVVKHISDRIAVMYLGKLVEIADKKELFENTLHPYTQALLSAIPIADPTYDKERIILEGDVPSPVDPPSGCRFHPRCPKAMDICSEKEPEFKDYGDEHYAACHLLD; encoded by the coding sequence TTGGCAGCACGCGAAAAGTTATTAGAGTTAAAAAATGTAAAGAAATACTTTCCAGTAAAAGCTGGAGTATTTAGAAGGACAGTAGATTATGTGAAAGCAGTAGATGATATAAGTTTTCATATATTCAAAGGAGAAACATTAGGACTTGTTGGAGAATCTGGATGTGGTAAATCAACAACAGGAAGAACAATACTAAGACTGCTGGAAGCAACAGAGGGAGATATATATTTTGAAGGAAAAAACATTGTAGAATTGGGTAAAAAAGAACTGAGAGATATCAGAAAAGATATGCAGATAATCTTTCAGGATCCTTATGCTTCACTTAACCCAAGAATGACAGTAGCAGATATAGTAGGAGAGCCACTTGATATCCACAATTTAGTAGATAACAAAAAAGAAAGAAATGAAAGAGTATTAGAGATATTAGATACAGTAGGACTTAGTGAAGACCATATGAAAAGATATCCACATGAATTTTCTGGAGGACAGAGACAGAGAATAGGAGTGGCAAGAGCGCTGGCAGTTGATCCCAAGATAATTATAGCAGATGAGCCGGTATCAGCGTTAGATGTATCGATTCAGGCTCAGGTAATAAATATGATGCAGGATTTACAGGATGACTTTGATCTGACATATTTATTTATAGCTCATGATTTAAGTGTAGTAAAACATATAAGTGATAGAATAGCAGTAATGTATTTAGGTAAGTTAGTAGAGATAGCAGATAAGAAAGAGTTATTTGAAAATACTTTACATCCTTATACTCAGGCTTTACTATCAGCAATACCAATAGCAGATCCAACCTATGATAAGGAAAGAATAATCTTAGAAGGAGATGTACCTAGTCCGGTAGATCCACCATCTGGATGTCGTTTTCACCCACGCTGTCCAAAGGCAATGGATATATGTAGTGAAAAAGAACCTGAATTTAAAGATTATGGTGATGAACATTATGCTGCTTGTCATCTATTAGATTAA